In Bradysia coprophila strain Holo2 unplaced genomic scaffold, BU_Bcop_v1 contig_350, whole genome shotgun sequence, a genomic segment contains:
- the LOC119080885 gene encoding CCR4-NOT transcription complex subunit 11, producing MAKAVADYVFLYELLMDKNIENQTLETVSNIVQKKFGKSDFLSVGTLLTALIRNGDLPGIIQKISAYYVIYDLFKGDGQNETPFLTVFLHVIEQKELISKVNVIEKNFVAQLLSPGGTKELAKQTPGQILTQDIMKLNADFTALKVQNYERQKELPTTVKSSLMNIVPAPSSTPSDNSILEMMEGYVKNETPQKSIFTPQFMTIAPPLLEVEDELVWFDFTNPAWHKPMYDTTISSPNIVNSDAKRLIALAFNEALNIQDRQLLLAELEKDPNIVYHIGLTPAKLPDLVENNPLVAIEILLKLMHSTQITEYFNVLVNMEMSLYSMEVVNRLTTSVDLPTEFVYLYISNCISTCETIKDKYVQTRLVRLLCVFLQSLIRNKIINVKELFIEVEAFCVEFSRIREAAGLYRLLKQLEIGEPAVSTTPTKSKE from the exons ATGGCAAAAGCAGTGGCTGATTATGTATTCCTTTACGA ATTGTTGATGgacaaaaacattgaaaatcaaaCTTTGGAAACCGTATCAAATATTGTGCAGAAAAAGTTTGGAAAATCGGATTTTCTGAGTG TTGGAACTTTACTGACCGCCCTTATCCGGAATGGTGATCTACCCGGCATTATACAGAAGATTAGTGCTTATTATGTTATCTACGATTTGTTCAAAGGCGATGGTCAAAATGAAACGCCGTTCCTTACCGTGTTTCTTCATGTTATCGAACAGAAGGAACTCATTTCGAAGGTCAACGTCATTGAGAAGAACTTTGTAGCTCAGCTACTAAGTCCGGGTGGTACAAAAGAG TTAGCAAAACAGACTCCCGGTCAGATTCTAACGCAAGACATTATGAAACTGAATGCAGACTTTACAGCGCTCAAAGTCCAAAACTACGAAAGGCAAAAGGAATTACCGACAACGGTCAAGAGTAGTTTGATGAACATTGTACCGGCGCCGTCATCCACACCGTCCGACAACTCAATACTCGAAATGATGGAAGGCTACGTAAAGAATGAAACGCCgcaaaaaagcatttttacGCCACAATTTATGACCATTGCACCGCCTCTGCTCGAGGTGGAAGACGAACTGGTTTGGTTCGATTTCACCAATCCGGCTTGGCATAAACCGATGTACGACACAACAATCAGCAGTCCGAACATTGTCAATTCGGATGCGAAACGTCTCATTGCTTTGGCATTCAATGAAGCTCTCAATATCCAAGATCGTCAGTTGCTTTTGGCGGAATTGGAAAAGGATCCGAACATTGTCTATCACATTGGATTGACACCAGCTAAATTACCAGATTTGGTTGAAAACAATCCCCTGGTAGCTATCGAAATTCTGTTGAAACTGATGCATTCAACACAAATCACTGAGTACTTCAACGTTCTGGTCAACATGGAGATGTCTCTGTATTCGATGGAAGTTGTGAATCG ACTAACAACTTCTGTCGATCTTCCAACGGAATTCGTTTATCTTTACATCAGCAATTGTATCTCGACATGTGAAACCATCAAGGACAAATATGTTCAAACCCGACTGGTGCGACTACTGTGCGTATTTCTCCAGAGTCTCATTCGTAACAAAATCATCAACGTCAAGGAACTGTTCATCGAAGTGGAGGCATTCTGTGTGGAATTTAGTCGAATTCGGGAAGCTGCAGGCCTCTATCGACTACTGAAACAATTGGAAATCGGTGAACCGGCTGTATCAACGACACCGACCAAATCAAAGGAATAA
- the LOC119080894 gene encoding farnesol dehydrogenase-like has translation MERWSGKVAVVTGASSGIGAAIVIDLVKAGMIVVGLARRKDRVEALKKDIPSNATGKLYAVKCDITRDDDIVKAFGWIVFELGGIDVLVNNAGIVKMIPLLEEGNEDSLKSVLQTNLWGLVLCTKKAVEIMRRKKTVGGHIININSIAGHKVIGSFGRQPVSNVYPCSKFGVTALTEVLRQEFAFENMKMKVTSISPGFVKTEILPAEVFAAFPYPSLNADDISEAVIFALGTPPHVQIHELIIKPVGEVF, from the exons ATGGAACGCTGGTCGGGAAAAGTGGCTGTAGTTACGGGTGCTAGCTCTGGAATAGGAGCAGCTATTGTGATTGATCTAGTCAAAGCTGGAATGATCGTTGTTGGCCTAGCTAGACGAAAGGATCGTGTCGAAGCTTTGAAGAAAGACATACCGAGCAATGCAactggaaaattgtatgcagtGAAGTGTGACATAACAAGAGATGACGATATTGTGAAAGCTTTCGGTTGGATTGTTTTCGAACTGGGAGGCATCGACGTGCTCGTAAATAATGCTGGGATTGTGAAAATGATTCCTTTGTTGGAAGAGGGAAATGAGGACAGTCTAAAAAGCGTTCTGCAAACAAATCTCTGGGGATTGGTTTTGTGTACGAAAAAGGCAGTTGAAATAATGCGAAGGAAGAAAACTGTTGGTGGTCATataatcaatataaatagTATTGCTGGCCACAAAGTCATCGGCTCTTTTGGACGGCAGCCCGTCAGCAACGTTTATCCTTGTAGTAAATTTGGAGTCACGGCATTGACTGAAGTGTTAAGACAAGAATTCGCTttcgaaaatatgaaaatgaaagttaCA AGCATCAGTCCAGGTTTTgttaaaactgaaattttgcCAGCCGAGGTGTTCGCAGCCTTTCCTTACCCTAGTTTAAATGCTGATGATATTTCAGAAGCGGTCATTTTCGCTCTGGGTACACCGCCTCACGTTCAAATACATGAGCTAATAATTAAGCCAGTTGGTGAagttttttaa
- the LOC119080890 gene encoding replication factor C subunit 5 has product MVVEQRNNLPWVEKYRPATLNDLISHEEIIATINNFIKQDQLPHLLFYGPPGTGKTSTILACAKQLYKSSQLNSMVLELNASDDRGIGIVRGQILNFASTRTIFSGGFKLIILDEADAMTNDAQNALRRIIEKYTDNVRFCIICNYLSKIIPAVQSRCTRFRFAPLVEEQILPRLNHVIEEEKLTVTEDGKKALISLSGGDMRRVINVLQSTWMAFGNVTEENVYTCVGHPQKNDIQNIVGWLLGLESFQETFDKIQELKTNKGLALEDILREIHLFVMRIELPPTVMNTLIVKLADIEVRLAAGCLEKPQLAALIGGFQLARNMVTL; this is encoded by the exons ATGGTTGTTGAACAACGTAACAATTTGCCATG GGTGGAAAAATACAGACCGGCTACATTGAATGATCTCATATCCCATGAAGAAATAATTGCCACAA TTAACAATTTCATCAAACAAGATCAATTGCCACATTTACTTTTCTATGGACCACCTG GAACGGGAAAAACGAGTACCATATTAGCATGTGCCAAACAGTTATACAAATCGTCTCAGTTGAATTCGATGGTTCTCGAACTGAACGCATCCGATGATCGCGGTATCGGCATTGTTCGCGGTCAAATCCTTAACTTCGCCTCAACTCGCACAATATTTAGTGGTGGGTTCAAATTGATTATCCTGGATGAGGCTGATGCGATGACCAACGATGCACAAAATGCGTTACGACGAA TTATCGAAAAGTACACAGACAATGTACGATTCTGCATCATCTGCAACTATCTGAGCAAAATCATTCCAGCTGTTCAATCGCGATGTACCCGTTTTCGATTTGCTCCATTGGTGGAAGAACAAATTCTGCCGAGACTCAACCATGTCATTGAAGAGGAAAA GCTGACAGTAACCGAAGATGGCAAAAAGGCATTGATATCACTGTCGGGTGGAGATATGCGTCGTGTTATAAATGTTCTACAGAGTACGTGGATGGCGTTTGGAAATGTAACCGAAGAAAATGTGTACACTTGTGTGGGACATCCACAGAAGAACGATATTCAGAACATTGTTGGATGGTTGCTGGGACTCGAAAGTTTTCAAGAAACATTCGACA AAATCCAAGAATTGAAAACGAATAAAGGCCTAGCGCTGGAGGACATACTGCGGGAGATTCATCTGTTCGTTATGAGAA ttGAACTACCGCCTACCGTTATGAACACATTGATAGTTAAATTGGCAGACATTGAGGTGCGCTTAGCTGCTGGATGTTTGGAAAAACCACAATTAGCTGCACTGATTGGTGGTTTTCAACTGGCTCGAAACATGGTCACATTGTAA
- the LOC119080902 gene encoding probable protein BRICK1-B, with product MAGVHREAVQKQIHQDWANREYIEVITASIKRITDFLNSFDMSCRSKLAVLNEKLTTLERRIEYLEACVTKGETLT from the exons ATGGCAGGAGTTCATCGTGAAGCtgtacaaaaacaaattcatcaaGATTGGGCGAATAGAGAGTACATCGAAGTGATTACCGCCAGCATAAAACGGATCACAGATTTCCTCAATTCTTTCG ACATGTCATGCAGATCAAAGCTTGCGGTTCTCAACGAAAAGTTAACAACACTAGAAAGACGAATTGAGTATTTGGAAGCGTGCGTCACAAAGGGCGAGACATTAACATGA
- the LOC119080893 gene encoding uncharacterized protein LOC119080893 encodes MRLPTQLLVFASIITINNAQFQIQPTQQSSGFISPQLHQVQSPEPDSDAAGAVNYRSQVQTYEYDEEEEAPQATPQQPIRRQQQPYVRSQNQKAPNQKQILEELEEEEPDRLAMLLEKSSFNCDGRTGYYADEGLGCEVFHYCQENQKHSWICPEGFSFHQVHLICMPPSGENICQQSSKYHVVNDYLYKPVNLAEHESKPNITLRYSERYYPESFYQDDRQDDYPQDRQRQPAPLRKPQPTPNPSYRPPYQQAQSNVYRSPDDINIPLQQRRPQIIFSPTTARYEEEEYNYEK; translated from the exons ACTACCAACGCAACTGCTGGTATTCGCCTCCATCATTACAATAAACAATGCCCAATTTCAAATTCAGCCCACACAACAGTCATCCGGTTTCATATCACCGCAGTTGCATCAAGTTCAATCACCTGAACCGGATTCAGATGCAGCCGGTGCAGTGAACTATCGTTCTCAGGTGCAAACATATGAATATGACGAGGAGGAAGAAGCACCTCAGGCAACACCACAGCAACCCATCCGACGACAACAGCAACCATATGTTAGAAGTCAAAATCAAAAGGCTCCGAATCAAAAGCAAATATTGGAAGaattagaagaagaagaaccgGATAGACTAGCGATGCTATTGGAAAAATCTAGTTTTAACTGTGATGGCAGGACTGG TTATTACGCTGACGAAGGATTGGGCTGCGAAGTATTCCACTATTGCcaggaaaatcaaaaacacTCTTGGATTTGTCCCGAAGGATTTTCATTCCATCAAGTTCATCTGATTTGCATGCCACCATCCGGTGAGAATATCTGTCAACAATCATCGAAATACCATGTCGTCAACGATTACTTGTACAAGCCGGTGAACTTAGCCGAACACGAATCGAAGCCAAACATTACGTTGAGATATTCCGAACGCTACTATCCAGAGAGTTTCTATCAAGACGACCGACAGGACGATTATCCACAAGACAGACAAAGACAACCG GCTCCACTTCGTAAACCTCAGCCAACACCAAATCCATCGTACCGTCCACCATACCAACAAGCCCAGTCGAATGTGTACCGATCACCAGACGATATTAACATTCCTCTGCAGCAACGGCGaccacaaattattttcagtcCAACGACGGCTAGATATGAAGAAGAGGAATACAATTACGAGAAATAA